One segment of Aquimarina sp. BL5 DNA contains the following:
- a CDS encoding RNA methyltransferase translates to MARKLKNSELDRKTITEFKTAKKTPLIIILDNIRSLNNIGSVFRTADAFLIEKIYLCGITATPPHKDIQKTALGATDTVDWEYTENTIDLVTKLQSENIKILSIEQAENATMLNTFSPEPNQTYAIIFGNEVKGVQQEVVSASDQVIEIPQYGSKHSLNISVSTGIVIWDLFSKL, encoded by the coding sequence ATGGCTCGTAAACTAAAGAACAGTGAACTTGATCGTAAAACCATAACAGAGTTCAAAACGGCTAAAAAAACACCTTTGATTATTATTCTAGATAACATCAGAAGTCTTAATAACATTGGATCTGTTTTTAGAACCGCTGATGCATTTTTGATCGAAAAAATATACCTCTGTGGGATTACCGCTACTCCACCGCATAAAGATATTCAGAAAACCGCGTTGGGAGCTACTGATACTGTGGATTGGGAGTATACAGAAAATACAATAGATCTGGTTACCAAACTCCAATCCGAAAACATCAAAATCCTATCTATTGAGCAAGCAGAAAACGCTACAATGCTAAATACTTTTAGCCCAGAACCTAATCAAACCTATGCTATTATTTTTGGAAATGAAGTCAAAGGAGTTCAACAGGAAGTAGTTTCTGCAAGTGATCAAGTTATTGAAATTCCTCAATATGGAAGCAAGCACTCCTTAAATATCTCTGTAAGTACTGGAATTGTAATTTGGGATCTGTTTTCGAAATTATAA
- a CDS encoding dipeptidase, protein MKYISAILVICLTLISCNEKTTEAKKEASMTEDQLIAKAKKIHKNVITLDTHCDINIKNFTDSINYTQDLNSQITLPKMNKGGLDVAWFIVYTGQDSLNTEGFDKAHKIAMSKFDAIHRLVDTIAPNQIELALTSEDVRRIHKSGKKVAMIGIENGYPVGTDINNVKKFYDLGGRYMSLSHNGHSQLCDSNTGEADDVWLHNGLSDLGKEVVAEMNKWGMMIDVSHPSKESMRQMIELSKAPIIASHSSARTLCDHSRNLDDEQLQWLKENGGVVQTVAFTSYLNTEKFEKRVVKEVEIGKQIADSMGITWLEREEVMKLSSEEKETYYDFLGKMAAIRRAKVKKMTDLPPAVDVVDFVNHIDYMVEKIGIKHVGISSDFDGGGGIEGWSDASETFNVTLELVKRGYTEEQIEKLWSGNLLRVLDEVQKVANELQKG, encoded by the coding sequence ATGAAATACATCTCTGCAATACTGGTCATTTGTCTAACTTTAATAAGTTGTAACGAAAAAACAACAGAAGCTAAAAAAGAAGCATCTATGACAGAAGATCAACTGATCGCAAAAGCAAAAAAAATACATAAAAACGTTATTACACTAGACACACATTGCGATATTAATATTAAAAACTTTACAGATTCTATTAATTACACACAAGATCTAAACTCTCAGATTACCTTACCAAAAATGAATAAAGGTGGATTAGATGTTGCTTGGTTTATTGTGTATACAGGACAAGATTCACTGAACACCGAAGGGTTTGACAAAGCTCATAAGATTGCTATGTCTAAATTTGATGCAATTCACAGATTAGTAGACACCATTGCTCCGAACCAGATTGAATTAGCGTTAACTTCTGAAGATGTACGTAGAATTCATAAATCCGGTAAAAAGGTAGCGATGATTGGGATTGAAAACGGCTATCCAGTGGGAACCGATATCAATAATGTAAAAAAGTTTTATGATTTAGGAGGAAGATATATGTCATTATCTCATAACGGGCATAGCCAACTCTGTGATTCTAATACAGGTGAAGCGGATGATGTATGGCTACATAATGGATTAAGTGATCTAGGAAAAGAAGTAGTGGCCGAAATGAATAAATGGGGTATGATGATCGACGTATCTCATCCATCTAAGGAATCCATGCGTCAGATGATCGAGCTTTCTAAAGCGCCTATTATTGCTTCACACTCTTCCGCAAGAACGTTATGTGATCATAGTAGAAATCTAGATGACGAACAATTACAATGGTTAAAAGAAAATGGAGGTGTCGTGCAAACAGTCGCTTTTACTTCTTACTTAAATACTGAAAAATTCGAAAAGAGAGTTGTAAAAGAAGTAGAAATAGGAAAACAAATTGCGGATTCTATGGGTATTACTTGGTTAGAACGAGAAGAAGTTATGAAACTTAGTTCTGAAGAAAAAGAAACCTACTATGATTTTTTAGGAAAAATGGCCGCGATAAGACGGGCAAAGGTCAAAAAAATGACCGACTTACCTCCTGCTGTTGATGTGGTGGACTTTGTAAATCACATTGACTATATGGTTGAAAAGATTGGCATTAAACACGTTGGTATTAGTTCTGATTTTGATGGTGGTGGCGGAATCGAAGGCTGGAGTGATGCTTCAGAAACCTTCAATGTTACCTTAGAATTAGTAAAACGTGGATATACTGAAGAACAAATAGAAAAACTTTGGAGCGGTAATTTACTTCGTGTTTTGGATGAAGTTCAAAAAGTTGCTAATGAGCTTCAGAAAGGATAG
- the folK gene encoding 2-amino-4-hydroxy-6-hydroxymethyldihydropteridine diphosphokinase: MKTSNHIHISLGSNIGNRLDYLQQALEAIYETVGNVVSVSSVYQTPAWGFSSDDFYNACILVKTFYSTSEVLDKLLEIENSLGRSRKDGEGYEARTIDLDIVFSSEGIIETENLIVPHPSMQDRIFVLKPLEEIAAELVHPILNQTVHQLLEKTADVSVVTKLSEVMLGPKAKYSLSTFQYLTIEGNIGAGKTSLARLIAEEFNAKLVLERFADNPFLPKFYEDMERYAFPLEMSFLADRYQRLQDDIGQLDLFKDFVVSDYDVFKSLIFAQVTLQEDEYKLYKKVFDIMYRDLPKPGLYVYLYQNTERLLENIKKRGRDYEQKIPAEYLNKINKGYLQFIKSQAHFNVKVIDISEKDFILNRADYIWILSQLTK, translated from the coding sequence TTGAAAACATCAAATCATATACATATTTCGTTAGGAAGTAATATAGGCAATCGACTGGATTATCTTCAGCAAGCTTTAGAAGCAATTTATGAAACTGTCGGAAATGTAGTAAGTGTTTCTAGTGTTTATCAAACACCGGCTTGGGGATTTAGTAGTGATGATTTTTATAACGCTTGTATTCTTGTGAAGACGTTTTATTCTACTTCAGAAGTATTGGATAAGCTTTTGGAAATAGAAAATTCTTTAGGAAGAAGTAGAAAAGATGGGGAAGGATATGAAGCAAGAACGATCGATCTGGATATTGTTTTTTCTTCAGAAGGAATCATAGAAACCGAGAACTTGATTGTTCCTCATCCATCTATGCAAGATCGAATTTTTGTTTTGAAACCTCTTGAAGAAATCGCAGCAGAATTAGTGCACCCAATATTAAATCAAACTGTACATCAGTTATTAGAGAAAACTGCAGATGTATCCGTGGTGACTAAGCTGTCTGAAGTGATGCTAGGTCCTAAGGCGAAATATTCCTTATCGACTTTTCAATACCTTACTATTGAGGGTAATATTGGAGCTGGTAAAACAAGTCTAGCACGTCTGATAGCAGAAGAGTTTAATGCTAAGTTGGTGTTAGAACGTTTTGCAGATAATCCTTTTTTACCCAAGTTCTATGAAGATATGGAACGATATGCTTTTCCGCTAGAAATGTCATTTTTGGCAGATCGTTATCAACGATTACAGGATGATATTGGTCAATTGGATCTATTTAAAGATTTTGTGGTAAGTGATTATGATGTGTTTAAATCATTGATTTTTGCTCAGGTAACATTGCAAGAAGATGAATATAAACTGTACAAAAAGGTTTTTGATATAATGTACAGGGATTTACCAAAGCCAGGTTTGTACGTGTATTTGTATCAAAATACAGAGCGGTTGTTAGAAAACATAAAAAAACGAGGTCGAGACTATGAACAGAAAATCCCTGCAGAATATCTGAATAAGATTAACAAAGGGTACTTGCAATTCATTAAATCACAAGCACACTTTAATGTAAAGGTTATTGATATATCTGAAAAAGATTTTATTTTAAACAGAGCAGATTATATTTGGATATTGAGTCAGTTGACCAAATAA
- a CDS encoding queuosine precursor transporter, which yields MNKTSLNLKDKITAYRIYLILGALFISSLVASNLIFQKFFYWDFFGVYTFEISVGILPYPITFLITDIISEIYGKRKANQIVTAGIFASFFSLLIIYVSKEVPATSWSPINDEIFTKVFGATVVAVFASMMAYLFAQYIDIQIFHFWKRITKGKHLWIRNNFSTFASQFIDTFTVLLLLCATGVIDWDRFGVLLLNGFLFKVLVAAFDTPLLYIAVYFLRKRFGLKQGGELALEI from the coding sequence TTGAATAAAACTTCCCTAAATCTTAAAGATAAAATAACGGCATACAGGATTTACTTGATACTTGGAGCTTTATTTATTTCCTCTCTTGTAGCATCAAATCTTATTTTCCAGAAATTTTTTTACTGGGATTTTTTTGGAGTGTATACTTTCGAAATTTCTGTTGGAATTTTGCCATATCCAATTACTTTTTTAATCACGGATATTATTAGTGAAATCTATGGAAAAAGAAAAGCCAATCAAATTGTTACTGCTGGTATTTTCGCATCATTCTTTTCTTTACTAATTATATACGTTTCTAAAGAAGTTCCTGCCACGAGCTGGTCTCCTATTAATGATGAAATATTTACCAAAGTTTTTGGTGCAACTGTGGTAGCGGTTTTTGCCTCCATGATGGCGTATCTTTTTGCACAGTATATCGACATTCAGATTTTTCATTTTTGGAAAAGAATAACGAAAGGGAAACACTTATGGATCAGAAACAACTTTTCTACTTTTGCTTCTCAGTTTATAGATACTTTTACCGTATTATTATTGTTATGCGCTACTGGAGTTATTGATTGGGATCGTTTTGGAGTATTATTACTCAATGGGTTTTTATTCAAAGTATTGGTTGCGGCTTTTGACACTCCGCTGCTGTATATAGCTGTTTATTTCTTAAGAAAAAGGTTTGGACTAAAACAGGGAGGTGAATTAGCTCTTGAAATTTAA